A stretch of the Drosophila sulfurigaster albostrigata strain 15112-1811.04 chromosome 2L, ASM2355843v2, whole genome shotgun sequence genome encodes the following:
- the LOC133840439 gene encoding homeotic protein spalt-major isoform X2 produces MTNVLCAMRSDFKDNHQETINKMIQFGTVKYGIVKQLKDRARSADKEIASDQEDNGACSPLTTATASASADNSPSPSRSPPRQSEDEAEREVDSSEPGAVSKLEQLDNDNADKAIEDHNHNHNNNNNKVIMTKPPVENELEEHSGNSDASMPHSPAAATSVTEEAATQPASTDKNVDVDVEMQEDDAPMAIPSCDQTSTTQTASQVGSAGVAAGAGAAPVTLEAIQNMQMAIAQFAAKTIANGSSGADNEAAMKQLAFLQQTLFNLQQQQLFQIQLIQQLQSQLALNQVKPNEDDAEDDLEPEEREDGETDTYEEEERIADMELRQKAEARMAESKARQHLINAGVPLREHSRTISPPDAGEALSADSLKRKREEDSCVKPLSSSIKLSGDRTRETDRNGESAKDALSKLKEMENMPLPFGSDLASSIITNHDDLPEPNSLDLLQKRAQEVLDSASQGILANNMADDFAFGDKSGEGKGRNEPFFKHRCRYCGKVFGSDSALQIHIRSHTGERPFKCNVCGSRFTTKGNLKVHFQRHAQKFPHVPMNATPIPEHMDKFHPPLLDQMSPDSSPTHSPAPAPSQPSTSTSALTQAQAQAQAAMSMTFPSSPAFPGLQGLYRPPMELLKSLGAAAGSSAGLPFFPQMPGLGAALKHSQQQSQEMPTDLRKSSGPNSPHDEEEDLSTGRLPVKTELVEEDKPENLMQEPTAEEATELEVDTEPEPEPLPLEVRIKEERIDEELEQDQQRGSQSEGISRRTPSPLASTAAQSPPLMARQHHHSHSAAMLGYPPVVQPIQPAAIMHAQCSPGSQSHLDQLPTPGQLPPTMSHREDFFAERFPLNFTTKTLSPEHHSPIRSPANHGHAHGHAHTHAHIPRSPFFNPIKHEMAALLPRPHSNDNSWENFIEVSNTSETMKLKELMKNKKISDPNQCVVCDRVLSCKSALQMHYRTHTGERPFKCRICGRAFTTKGNLKTHMAVHKIRPPMRNFHQCPVCHKKYSNALVLQQHIRLHTGEPTDLTPEQIQAAEIRDPPPSMMPGHFMNPFAAAAFHFGAMPGGGPGGPPGAPGIPGGPHNGTLGSESSQGDLDDNMDCGDADDFDDASSEHLSNNNESASDDRPRSGDDFKSLLFEQKLRIDPTGVVNINSHQRPRSAASNANSIGSVSASASPSAPTSPSSQPKPSCSPVRSLSEASQGALDLTPRAAPPTLGSSSSSRSPLPLAAERKEKTLSPQIDRQQPPPRSPNGPASMLSSPLPPSVGIDCLPPGLQHHLQQQHQHLMQQQAAVAAAAAAQHHHHQMQQHAAALHQHQEQLRREAQEVQQKAAAAAAAAAAAAAVQRQTSPQPSPRSSEPSGPSPVQPNPLMAARPPFGMFPNLPIFPPATTQNMCNAMNQIAQSVMPAAPFNPLALSGVRGSTTCGICYKTFPCHSALEIHYRSHTKERPFKCNICDRGFTTKGNLKQHMLTHKIRDMEQETFRNRAVK; encoded by the exons ATGACAAACGTTCTGTGTGCAATGCGTAGTGACTTTAAGGATAATCACCAGGAGACCATCAATAAAATGATACAATTTGGTACCGTCAAATATGGCATTGTCAAACAGCTGAAGGATCGCGCTAGAAGTGCCGACAAAG AGATAGCCAGTGATCAAGAGGATAATGGAGCCTGCTCGCCACTGACAACCGCAACGGCAAGCGCAAGTGCGGACAAcagtcccagtcccagtcGGAGTCCGCCGCGACAAAGCGAGGACGAGGCAGAGCGTGAGGTGGACTCCTCAGAACCAGGGGCAGTGAGTAAACTGGAACAATTAGATAATGATAATGCCGATAAGGCCATTGAagatcacaatcacaatcacaataacaacaataacaaagtgATTATGACTAAACCGCCCGTGGAGAACGAGCTAGAAGAACATAGTGGCAACTCCGATGCCTCTATGCCACATTCACCCGCCGCGGCGACATCTGTTACAGAGGAGGCCGCTACACAGCCGGCATCCACGGATAAAAACGTGGACGTGGATGTGGAGATGCAGGAGGACGACGCGCCGATGGCGATTCCCTCATGTGATCAGACCTCGACGACGCAAACAGCGTCTCAGGTGGGCAGTGCTGGAGTTGCAGCTGGTGCTGGAGCAGCGCCTGTTACTCTCGAAGCGATACAAAACATGCAGATGGCCATTGCACAATTCGCGGCAAAGACCATTGCAAACGGTTCTTCAGGAGCGGACAACGAGGCTGCCATGAAGCAGCTTGCCTTTTTGCAGCAGACGCTCTTCAatctgcagcaacagcaactcttCCAAATTCAGCTGATTCAACAGTTGCAATCGCAGTTGGCCCTTAACCAGGTGAAGCCGAATGAAGATGATGCTGAGGATGATCTCGAGCCTGAGGAGCGGGAGGATGGAGAGACAGATACttatgaggaggaggagcgaATTGCGGATATGGAGCTGCGTCAGAAGGCCGAGGCACGTATGGCTGAGTCCAAGGCGCGACAGCATCTCATCAATGCTGGTGTCCCACTACGTGAACACTCCCGAACTATTTCACCTCCAGACGCAGGGGAAGCCCTATCTGCGGATTCCTTGAAGCGCAAACGCGAGGAGGACTCCTGTGTGAAACCACTCAGCTCCAGCATCAAATTGAGTGGGGATCGTACCAGAGAAACGGATAGAAATGGGGAAAGTGCTAAGGATGCACTGTCCAAGCTCaaggaaatggaaaatatgcCGCTACCCTTCGGCTCTGACCTTGCTTCCAGCATCATCACCAACCACGATGATCTCCCCGAGCCAAACTCTTTAGATTTGCTCCAGAAGCGAGCACAGGAAGTGTTGGACTCCGCCTCTCAGGGAATTTTGGCCAACAATATGGCCGATGACTTCGCCTTTGGCGATAAGTCAGGTGAGGGCAAGGGCCGCAACGAGCCTTTCTTCAAGCATCGCTGTCGGTATTGCGGCAAGGTATTTGGCTCCGACTCAGCTCTGCAAATTCACATACGATCCCATACTGGTGAACGTCCCTTCAAGTGTAATGTGTGCGGCAGTCGCTTCACGACCAAGGGCAACTTGAAGGTGCACTTCCAGCGACATGCGCAGAAGTTCCCACATGTGCCCATGAACGCCACGCCCATACCAGAGCACATGGACAAGTTCCATCCGCCGCTGTTGGATCAAATGTCGCCAGATAGTTCACCCACACATTCACCCGCTCCAGCGCCAAGTCAGCCCTCAACTTCGACGTCAGCTTTGACACAGGCCCAGGCTCAGGCCCAAGCTGCGATGTCGATGACCTTTCCCTCGAGCCCAGCCTTTCCTGGTCTGCAGGGCCTCTACCGGCCTCCCATGGAGCTGCTGAAGTCGTTaggcgctgctgctggcagTTCCGCCGGACTACCCTTCTTTCCACAAATGCCTGGACTGGGCGCTGCTCTGAAGCACAGTCAGCAGCAGAGTCAGGAGATGCCCACAGACCTGCGAAAGTCCTCGGGTCCCAACTCACCACACGACGAGGAGGAAGACCTGTCGACGGGTCGACTTCCTGTCAAGACAGAGCTGGTGGAGGAAGATAAGCCCGAAAACTTAATGCAGGAACCGACAGCAGAAGAAGCCACTGAGCTGGAAGTGGATACCGAGCCAGAGCCAGAACCACTGCCCCTTGAGGTGCGCATCAAAGAAGAGCGTATCGATGAGGAGCTTGAGCAGGATCAGCAGCGCGGATCGCAGTCAGAAGGAATCTCTCGCCGTACGCCGTCGCCTTTAGCCTCGACTGCGGCGCAATCGCCGCCTTTGATGGCACGTCAGCATCATCATAGCCACTCGGCGGCTATGCTAGGCTACCCACCAGTGGTCCAACCAATTCAACCAGCAGCCATCATGCATGCGCAGTGTTCGCCTGGATCACAATCACATCTCGATCAACTGCCGACGCCGGGACAACTGCCACCAACGATGTCGCATCGGGAGGATTTCTTCGCCGAGCGTTTTCCACTTAACTTCACTACCAAGACGCTATCGCCGGAGCATCATTCACCTATTCGTTCGCCGGCCAACCATGGCCATGCGCATGGTCACGCCCATACCCACGCCCACATTCCCCGATCGCCATTCTTCAACCCGATCAAGCATGAGATGGCAGCGCTACTGCCGCGTCCCCACAGCAACGATAACTCATGGGAGAACTTCATCGAAGTGTCCAACACGTCGGAGACGATGAAGCTCAAAGAGCTTATGAAGAATAAGAAGATCAGTGATCCCAACCAATGCGTCGTCTGCGATCGCGTCCTCTCATGTAAAAGCGCCCTCCAGATGCACTATCGCACCCATACTGGGGAGCGACCTTTTAAGTGCCGCATCTGCGGACGCGCCTTTACCACCAAAGGCAACCTCAAGACACACATGGCGGTGCACAAGATCCGGCCGCCAATGCGCAACTTCCACCAGTGTCCAGTGTGCCACAAGAAGTACTCGAATGCGCTCGTGTTGCAGCAACACATTCGCCTGCACACAGGTGAACCCACCGATCTGACCCCGGAGCAGATTCAGGCTGCCGAGATCCGCGATCCGCCACCCTCGATGATGCCCGGTCACTTTATGAATCCCTTCGCCGCTGCCGCCTTTCACTTTGGCGCTATGCCTGGCGGCGGACCCGGTGGTCCACCAGGAGCACCGGGCATACCCGGGGGTCCACACAATGGCACTTTGGGTTCGGAGTCGTCGCAGGGTGATTTGGACGACAATATGGACTGTGGCGATGCAGATGACTTTGATGATGCCTCATCGGAGCATTTGTCGAACAACAACGAGTCAGCGAGCGATGATCGACCGCGCTCTGGCGATGACTTCAAGTCGCTACTCTTTGAGCAGAAGCTGCGCATTGATCCCACCGGTGTGGTCAACATTAATAGCCATCAACGTCCTCGTTCCGCCGCTAGCAATGCCAACTCAATTGGTTCCGTGTCCGCCTCTGCTTCACCTTCGGCTCCCACCAGCCCCAGCTCGCAGCCCAAGCCCAGCTGCTCCCCTGTGCGCTCTCTTTCGGAAGCCTCTCAGGGTGCATTGGATCTGACGCCACGTGCGGCTCCCCCGACGCTgggctccagctccagctcgaGGTCACCGCTGCCACTTGCTGCCGAGCGAAAGGAGAAGACCCTCAGCCCGCAAATAGACAGACAACAACCGCCGCCACGAAGTCCCAATGGTCCGGCATCAATGCTCTCCTCCCCCCTGCCACCCTCGGTGGGCATCGATTGCCTGCCTCCGGGATTGCAGCATCACctccaacagcagcaccagcatcTGATGCAACAACAAGCCGCAGTGGCGGCCGCAGCTGCCGcccagcatcatcatcatcagatGCAGCAACATGCCGCCGCTTTGCATCAGCATCAGGAGCAACTCCGTCGCGAGGCGCAGGAGGTGCAGCAGAAGgcggccgcagcagcagcagccgctgctgccgcagcCGCTGTCCAGCGCCAGACATCGCCTCAGCCGTCGCCGCGAAGCAGTGAGCCAAGCGGTCCGAGTCCCGTTCAGCCCAATCCCTTGATGGCGGCACGTCCGCCTTTCGGCATGTTTCCCAACCTTCCCATCTTCCCGCCGGCGACGACGCAGAACATGTGCAATGCCATGAACCAGATCGCGCAATCCGTGATGCCGGCGGCGCCGTTTAATCCGCTTGCACTGAGCGGCGTTCGCGGCAGCACGACATGCGGCATCTGCTACAAGACATTCCCCTGCCACTCTGCTCTTGAGATTCACTACAGAAGCCACACCAAGGAGCGTCCCTTCAAGTGCAACATATGCGATCGTGGATTCACTACTAAG GGCAATCTCAAGCAGCACATGCTGACTCACAAGATACGAGATATGGAGCAGGAGACCTTCAGAAATCGTGCAGTAAA ATGA
- the LOC133840439 gene encoding homeotic protein spalt-major isoform X1, translated as MTNVLCAMRSDFKDNHQETINKMIQFGTVKYGIVKQLKDRARSADKEIASDQEDNGACSPLTTATASASADNSPSPSRSPPRQSEDEAEREVDSSEPGAVSKLEQLDNDNADKAIEDHNHNHNNNNNKVIMTKPPVENELEEHSGNSDASMPHSPAAATSVTEEAATQPASTDKNVDVDVEMQEDDAPMAIPSCDQTSTTQTASQVGSAGVAAGAGAAPVTLEAIQNMQMAIAQFAAKTIANGSSGADNEAAMKQLAFLQQTLFNLQQQQLFQIQLIQQLQSQLALNQVKPNEDDAEDDLEPEEREDGETDTYEEEERIADMELRQKAEARMAESKARQHLINAGVPLREHSRTISPPDAGEALSADSLKRKREEDSCVKPLSSSIKLSGDRTRETDRNGESAKDALSKLKEMENMPLPFGSDLASSIITNHDDLPEPNSLDLLQKRAQEVLDSASQGILANNMADDFAFGDKSGEGKGRNEPFFKHRCRYCGKVFGSDSALQIHIRSHTGERPFKCNVCGSRFTTKGNLKVHFQRHAQKFPHVPMNATPIPEHMDKFHPPLLDQMSPDSSPTHSPAPAPSQPSTSTSALTQAQAQAQAAMSMTFPSSPAFPGLQGLYRPPMELLKSLGAAAGSSAGLPFFPQMPGLGAALKHSQQQSQEMPTDLRKSSGPNSPHDEEEDLSTGRLPVKTELVEEDKPENLMQEPTAEEATELEVDTEPEPEPLPLEVRIKEERIDEELEQDQQRGSQSEGISRRTPSPLASTAAQSPPLMARQHHHSHSAAMLGYPPVVQPIQPAAIMHAQCSPGSQSHLDQLPTPGQLPPTMSHREDFFAERFPLNFTTKTLSPEHHSPIRSPANHGHAHGHAHTHAHIPRSPFFNPIKHEMAALLPRPHSNDNSWENFIEVSNTSETMKLKELMKNKKISDPNQCVVCDRVLSCKSALQMHYRTHTGERPFKCRICGRAFTTKGNLKTHMAVHKIRPPMRNFHQCPVCHKKYSNALVLQQHIRLHTGEPTDLTPEQIQAAEIRDPPPSMMPGHFMNPFAAAAFHFGAMPGGGPGGPPGAPGIPGGPHNGTLGSESSQGDLDDNMDCGDADDFDDASSEHLSNNNESASDDRPRSGDDFKSLLFEQKLRIDPTGVVNINSHQRPRSAASNANSIGSVSASASPSAPTSPSSQPKPSCSPVRSLSEASQGALDLTPRAAPPTLGSSSSSRSPLPLAAERKEKTLSPQIDRQQPPPRSPNGPASMLSSPLPPSVGIDCLPPGLQHHLQQQHQHLMQQQAAVAAAAAAQHHHHQMQQHAAALHQHQEQLRREAQEVQQKAAAAAAAAAAAAAVQRQTSPQPSPRSSEPSGPSPVQPNPLMAARPPFGMFPNLPIFPPATTQNMCNAMNQIAQSVMPAAPFNPLALSGVRGSTTCGICYKTFPCHSALEIHYRSHTKERPFKCNICDRGFTTKGNLKQHMLTHKIRDMEQETFRNRAVKYMNEWSDDRE; from the exons ATGACAAACGTTCTGTGTGCAATGCGTAGTGACTTTAAGGATAATCACCAGGAGACCATCAATAAAATGATACAATTTGGTACCGTCAAATATGGCATTGTCAAACAGCTGAAGGATCGCGCTAGAAGTGCCGACAAAG AGATAGCCAGTGATCAAGAGGATAATGGAGCCTGCTCGCCACTGACAACCGCAACGGCAAGCGCAAGTGCGGACAAcagtcccagtcccagtcGGAGTCCGCCGCGACAAAGCGAGGACGAGGCAGAGCGTGAGGTGGACTCCTCAGAACCAGGGGCAGTGAGTAAACTGGAACAATTAGATAATGATAATGCCGATAAGGCCATTGAagatcacaatcacaatcacaataacaacaataacaaagtgATTATGACTAAACCGCCCGTGGAGAACGAGCTAGAAGAACATAGTGGCAACTCCGATGCCTCTATGCCACATTCACCCGCCGCGGCGACATCTGTTACAGAGGAGGCCGCTACACAGCCGGCATCCACGGATAAAAACGTGGACGTGGATGTGGAGATGCAGGAGGACGACGCGCCGATGGCGATTCCCTCATGTGATCAGACCTCGACGACGCAAACAGCGTCTCAGGTGGGCAGTGCTGGAGTTGCAGCTGGTGCTGGAGCAGCGCCTGTTACTCTCGAAGCGATACAAAACATGCAGATGGCCATTGCACAATTCGCGGCAAAGACCATTGCAAACGGTTCTTCAGGAGCGGACAACGAGGCTGCCATGAAGCAGCTTGCCTTTTTGCAGCAGACGCTCTTCAatctgcagcaacagcaactcttCCAAATTCAGCTGATTCAACAGTTGCAATCGCAGTTGGCCCTTAACCAGGTGAAGCCGAATGAAGATGATGCTGAGGATGATCTCGAGCCTGAGGAGCGGGAGGATGGAGAGACAGATACttatgaggaggaggagcgaATTGCGGATATGGAGCTGCGTCAGAAGGCCGAGGCACGTATGGCTGAGTCCAAGGCGCGACAGCATCTCATCAATGCTGGTGTCCCACTACGTGAACACTCCCGAACTATTTCACCTCCAGACGCAGGGGAAGCCCTATCTGCGGATTCCTTGAAGCGCAAACGCGAGGAGGACTCCTGTGTGAAACCACTCAGCTCCAGCATCAAATTGAGTGGGGATCGTACCAGAGAAACGGATAGAAATGGGGAAAGTGCTAAGGATGCACTGTCCAAGCTCaaggaaatggaaaatatgcCGCTACCCTTCGGCTCTGACCTTGCTTCCAGCATCATCACCAACCACGATGATCTCCCCGAGCCAAACTCTTTAGATTTGCTCCAGAAGCGAGCACAGGAAGTGTTGGACTCCGCCTCTCAGGGAATTTTGGCCAACAATATGGCCGATGACTTCGCCTTTGGCGATAAGTCAGGTGAGGGCAAGGGCCGCAACGAGCCTTTCTTCAAGCATCGCTGTCGGTATTGCGGCAAGGTATTTGGCTCCGACTCAGCTCTGCAAATTCACATACGATCCCATACTGGTGAACGTCCCTTCAAGTGTAATGTGTGCGGCAGTCGCTTCACGACCAAGGGCAACTTGAAGGTGCACTTCCAGCGACATGCGCAGAAGTTCCCACATGTGCCCATGAACGCCACGCCCATACCAGAGCACATGGACAAGTTCCATCCGCCGCTGTTGGATCAAATGTCGCCAGATAGTTCACCCACACATTCACCCGCTCCAGCGCCAAGTCAGCCCTCAACTTCGACGTCAGCTTTGACACAGGCCCAGGCTCAGGCCCAAGCTGCGATGTCGATGACCTTTCCCTCGAGCCCAGCCTTTCCTGGTCTGCAGGGCCTCTACCGGCCTCCCATGGAGCTGCTGAAGTCGTTaggcgctgctgctggcagTTCCGCCGGACTACCCTTCTTTCCACAAATGCCTGGACTGGGCGCTGCTCTGAAGCACAGTCAGCAGCAGAGTCAGGAGATGCCCACAGACCTGCGAAAGTCCTCGGGTCCCAACTCACCACACGACGAGGAGGAAGACCTGTCGACGGGTCGACTTCCTGTCAAGACAGAGCTGGTGGAGGAAGATAAGCCCGAAAACTTAATGCAGGAACCGACAGCAGAAGAAGCCACTGAGCTGGAAGTGGATACCGAGCCAGAGCCAGAACCACTGCCCCTTGAGGTGCGCATCAAAGAAGAGCGTATCGATGAGGAGCTTGAGCAGGATCAGCAGCGCGGATCGCAGTCAGAAGGAATCTCTCGCCGTACGCCGTCGCCTTTAGCCTCGACTGCGGCGCAATCGCCGCCTTTGATGGCACGTCAGCATCATCATAGCCACTCGGCGGCTATGCTAGGCTACCCACCAGTGGTCCAACCAATTCAACCAGCAGCCATCATGCATGCGCAGTGTTCGCCTGGATCACAATCACATCTCGATCAACTGCCGACGCCGGGACAACTGCCACCAACGATGTCGCATCGGGAGGATTTCTTCGCCGAGCGTTTTCCACTTAACTTCACTACCAAGACGCTATCGCCGGAGCATCATTCACCTATTCGTTCGCCGGCCAACCATGGCCATGCGCATGGTCACGCCCATACCCACGCCCACATTCCCCGATCGCCATTCTTCAACCCGATCAAGCATGAGATGGCAGCGCTACTGCCGCGTCCCCACAGCAACGATAACTCATGGGAGAACTTCATCGAAGTGTCCAACACGTCGGAGACGATGAAGCTCAAAGAGCTTATGAAGAATAAGAAGATCAGTGATCCCAACCAATGCGTCGTCTGCGATCGCGTCCTCTCATGTAAAAGCGCCCTCCAGATGCACTATCGCACCCATACTGGGGAGCGACCTTTTAAGTGCCGCATCTGCGGACGCGCCTTTACCACCAAAGGCAACCTCAAGACACACATGGCGGTGCACAAGATCCGGCCGCCAATGCGCAACTTCCACCAGTGTCCAGTGTGCCACAAGAAGTACTCGAATGCGCTCGTGTTGCAGCAACACATTCGCCTGCACACAGGTGAACCCACCGATCTGACCCCGGAGCAGATTCAGGCTGCCGAGATCCGCGATCCGCCACCCTCGATGATGCCCGGTCACTTTATGAATCCCTTCGCCGCTGCCGCCTTTCACTTTGGCGCTATGCCTGGCGGCGGACCCGGTGGTCCACCAGGAGCACCGGGCATACCCGGGGGTCCACACAATGGCACTTTGGGTTCGGAGTCGTCGCAGGGTGATTTGGACGACAATATGGACTGTGGCGATGCAGATGACTTTGATGATGCCTCATCGGAGCATTTGTCGAACAACAACGAGTCAGCGAGCGATGATCGACCGCGCTCTGGCGATGACTTCAAGTCGCTACTCTTTGAGCAGAAGCTGCGCATTGATCCCACCGGTGTGGTCAACATTAATAGCCATCAACGTCCTCGTTCCGCCGCTAGCAATGCCAACTCAATTGGTTCCGTGTCCGCCTCTGCTTCACCTTCGGCTCCCACCAGCCCCAGCTCGCAGCCCAAGCCCAGCTGCTCCCCTGTGCGCTCTCTTTCGGAAGCCTCTCAGGGTGCATTGGATCTGACGCCACGTGCGGCTCCCCCGACGCTgggctccagctccagctcgaGGTCACCGCTGCCACTTGCTGCCGAGCGAAAGGAGAAGACCCTCAGCCCGCAAATAGACAGACAACAACCGCCGCCACGAAGTCCCAATGGTCCGGCATCAATGCTCTCCTCCCCCCTGCCACCCTCGGTGGGCATCGATTGCCTGCCTCCGGGATTGCAGCATCACctccaacagcagcaccagcatcTGATGCAACAACAAGCCGCAGTGGCGGCCGCAGCTGCCGcccagcatcatcatcatcagatGCAGCAACATGCCGCCGCTTTGCATCAGCATCAGGAGCAACTCCGTCGCGAGGCGCAGGAGGTGCAGCAGAAGgcggccgcagcagcagcagccgctgctgccgcagcCGCTGTCCAGCGCCAGACATCGCCTCAGCCGTCGCCGCGAAGCAGTGAGCCAAGCGGTCCGAGTCCCGTTCAGCCCAATCCCTTGATGGCGGCACGTCCGCCTTTCGGCATGTTTCCCAACCTTCCCATCTTCCCGCCGGCGACGACGCAGAACATGTGCAATGCCATGAACCAGATCGCGCAATCCGTGATGCCGGCGGCGCCGTTTAATCCGCTTGCACTGAGCGGCGTTCGCGGCAGCACGACATGCGGCATCTGCTACAAGACATTCCCCTGCCACTCTGCTCTTGAGATTCACTACAGAAGCCACACCAAGGAGCGTCCCTTCAAGTGCAACATATGCGATCGTGGATTCACTACTAAG GGCAATCTCAAGCAGCACATGCTGACTCACAAGATACGAGATATGGAGCAGGAGACCTTCAGAAATCGTGCAGTAAAGTAT ATGAATGAGTGGAGCGATGACCGCGAATAA